From Caldicellulosiruptor hydrothermalis 108, a single genomic window includes:
- a CDS encoding helix-turn-helix domain-containing protein, with protein MDVGSRIRYFRKLYNKTLKEISLDTGLSISFISNIEKGIKKCSLENLEVICSAIGITLSEFFNDNLPPEIEELISIAKNLENDKLKTLLTVARSLKAEQKESK; from the coding sequence ATGGACGTTGGAAGTCGTATTCGCTATTTTCGCAAACTATATAACAAAACTTTGAAGGAAATATCTTTGGATACTGGTTTATCTATCAGCTTTATTTCTAACATTGAAAAAGGTATTAAAAAGTGTTCTTTAGAAAATCTTGAAGTTATCTGTTCAGCTATTGGCATTACTTTGAGCGAATTTTTTAATGATAACCTTCCCCCTGAAATTGAGGAACTTATAAGTATCGCTAAAAACCTTGAAAATGATAAACTCAAAACTTTGCTGACTGTTGCTCGTTCTTTGAAAGCTGAACAAAAGGAGAGCAAGTAA
- a CDS encoding site-specific integrase: MRGHIRKRGNSYSVVFDVGRDENGKRRQKWVSGFKTKKEAEKYLAEVISQIEKGQFVEKNEMTLQEYLSYWLENYAKTNTAPKTYKRYIELVKHITTYLGKIEVQKLKPLHVQQFYTTLLEEGKLSKSTILKIHRVFHLAIKHAVQWQLVNYNVLDAITPPRPERIEMKIWDIETANKFLEAIKDDILYIPVLLALHTGMREGEICALKWDDVNLEDGYIVVKATLQKINGKLILKEPKSQKSIRTIALMDSTIKALKEHKERQKEKKALLQENYKDENFVCAWDDGRPLDPMYVAKKFPKLIKKYNFPPIRFHDLRHTHATLLLQQGVHPKIVSERLGHSTINITLDTYSHVLPNIQKEAIKKLDKFFY; this comes from the coding sequence ATGCGAGGTCACATCAGAAAACGAGGAAATAGCTACAGCGTGGTTTTTGATGTCGGCAGAGACGAAAACGGCAAGCGTCGACAAAAATGGGTAAGTGGATTTAAAACTAAGAAAGAAGCTGAGAAGTATTTAGCTGAAGTGATTTCACAAATAGAAAAAGGGCAATTTGTAGAAAAGAACGAAATGACATTGCAAGAATATCTTAGTTATTGGCTTGAAAACTATGCAAAGACAAATACTGCTCCAAAAACATATAAAAGATATATCGAACTTGTCAAACATATTACGACATACTTGGGTAAAATTGAAGTTCAAAAGCTAAAACCATTACATGTACAGCAGTTTTACACTACATTGCTTGAAGAAGGCAAACTAAGCAAAAGCACTATTTTAAAGATTCACAGAGTTTTTCATCTTGCTATTAAACATGCTGTCCAATGGCAGCTTGTAAACTATAATGTCTTAGATGCAATTACACCACCACGGCCAGAACGCATAGAAATGAAAATTTGGGATATAGAAACAGCTAATAAATTTTTAGAAGCTATTAAGGATGATATTCTTTATATCCCCGTTTTACTTGCATTGCATACAGGTATGAGAGAAGGAGAAATTTGTGCTCTGAAGTGGGATGACGTAAATTTAGAAGACGGATATATAGTTGTTAAAGCTACTTTGCAAAAAATAAATGGCAAACTTATTTTAAAAGAACCAAAATCACAAAAATCTATAAGAACAATAGCATTAATGGATTCTACAATTAAAGCACTAAAAGAACACAAAGAAAGACAAAAAGAGAAAAAAGCTTTATTACAAGAAAATTACAAAGATGAAAATTTTGTTTGTGCTTGGGATGATGGAAGACCACTTGATCCGATGTATGTAGCCAAGAAGTTTCCTAAGCTTATCAAAAAATATAATTTTCCACCTATTCGTTTTCATGATTTGAGACATACCCATGCGACGCTGTTATTGCAACAGGGAGTACATCCTAAGATAGTAAGCGAACGTTTAGGGCATTCAACAATTAATATTACTTTAGATACGTATTCTCATGTTTTGCCTAATATCCAAAAGGAAGCTATTAAAAAACTTGATAAGTTCTTTTATTAA
- a CDS encoding radical SAM protein, producing MEYIERKSLLYKSGVEYADYTINHVQGCAHGCLYPCYAFMLAKRFGKVKDMQEWRQPKLVKNSIELLKKEIPKYKNKIKSVHLCFTTDPFMYGYEEISQKSIEIINLLNEYGISCTALTKGILPKELAYTKNINIYGISLISLNENFRKEYEPYSAPYLERINNLKHLHEKGFKTWVSIEPYPTPNIINQHIDDILNKISFVDKIIFGRLNYNRKVHEYKEYQKFYNEMSEKIINYCLKNNKEFHIKDGTYVTEKCL from the coding sequence ATGGAATATATTGAAAGGAAATCATTACTATACAAAAGCGGAGTTGAATATGCAGATTATACTATAAATCATGTGCAGGGTTGTGCTCATGGTTGCTTATATCCATGCTATGCATTTATGCTTGCAAAACGTTTTGGCAAAGTTAAAGATATGCAGGAGTGGCGTCAGCCTAAACTTGTTAAAAACTCAATAGAGCTACTTAAAAAAGAAATTCCGAAATACAAGAACAAAATAAAGTCAGTTCATTTGTGCTTTACTACAGATCCTTTTATGTATGGATATGAAGAAATATCTCAAAAAAGTATTGAAATCATAAATTTACTCAATGAATATGGAATTTCTTGTACTGCCTTAACAAAAGGAATTTTGCCCAAAGAACTTGCTTATACTAAAAATATTAATATTTACGGTATTTCATTAATTTCTCTTAACGAAAATTTCAGAAAAGAATATGAACCATATTCTGCACCGTATTTAGAAAGAATTAATAATCTGAAACATTTACATGAAAAAGGGTTCAAAACTTGGGTAAGTATAGAACCATATCCTACACCTAATATTATTAATCAACACATTGACGATATACTAAATAAAATCTCTTTTGTCGATAAAATAATTTTTGGACGGTTAAACTATAATAGAAAAGTACATGAATATAAAGAATATCAAAAATTTTATAATGAAATGTCTGAAAAAATCATAAATTATTGTCTTAAGAACAATAAAGAATTTCATATTAAAGATGGAACATATGTAACTGAAAAATGTCTGTAA
- a CDS encoding three-Cys-motif partner protein TcmP, which translates to MFFEEVKPQSIVKITLVSKYFDAWAKIMNRNARSDRLGYIDLFSGPGKYNDGTISTPIYIMEKILKNEDYRNKFVIIFNDKEKEYIENLEQEINKLENINLLKHKPIFLNLELNFETSELFNFSLIPSLVFIDPCGYRGITRDLIYTFIKNWGCDIILFFNYNRIRSGIKNPLVEEHMKRLFGENRYSKILENIDNYKGFEKEKFIMNEFSESMMELGIEYILPFRFRKEDKNDTSHYLVFLTKNFTAFNIMKEIMANHSSTSTQGVPSFEFIPNADKQLSFLYMYNQPLEELKTELLQLYKGRSISLRELFVEHSKNKPFILRNYREVLLKLEEEGKIICDPPKEKRRKNTLAEHVIIYFL; encoded by the coding sequence ATGTTCTTTGAAGAAGTAAAACCTCAATCAATTGTAAAAATAACACTTGTTTCAAAATATTTTGATGCATGGGCAAAAATAATGAATAGAAATGCTAGAAGTGACAGGTTAGGTTATATAGATTTATTTAGTGGTCCAGGAAAATATAATGATGGCACTATATCAACTCCTATTTATATTATGGAAAAGATATTGAAGAACGAAGATTATAGAAATAAATTTGTAATCATTTTTAATGATAAGGAGAAAGAATACATAGAAAATTTAGAACAAGAAATAAATAAGTTGGAAAATATTAATTTGCTTAAACATAAGCCAATTTTCTTGAATTTAGAGTTAAATTTCGAAACCAGTGAATTATTTAATTTCTCATTAATACCGAGTTTGGTTTTCATAGATCCTTGCGGATATAGAGGCATTACAAGAGATTTAATCTACACATTTATTAAAAATTGGGGATGCGATATTATACTTTTTTTCAATTATAATCGTATAAGATCAGGAATTAAAAATCCTTTAGTTGAAGAACATATGAAACGTTTATTTGGCGAAAACAGATATTCAAAAATACTAGAAAACATAGACAACTATAAAGGTTTTGAAAAAGAAAAATTTATTATGAATGAGTTTAGTGAAAGTATGATGGAATTAGGTATAGAATATATTCTTCCATTCAGATTTAGAAAAGAAGATAAAAATGACACCAGTCATTACCTTGTCTTTCTAACCAAAAATTTCACAGCGTTTAACATAATGAAAGAAATAATGGCAAATCATAGTTCTACTTCTACTCAAGGTGTTCCGTCGTTTGAATTTATTCCTAATGCAGACAAACAATTATCTTTTTTATATATGTACAATCAGCCCTTAGAAGAATTAAAAACAGAATTACTTCAGTTATACAAAGGAAGAAGTATTTCTCTTAGAGAGCTTTTTGTTGAACATAGCAAAAACAAGCCATTTATCTTAAGAAACTACAGAGAGGTTCTCTTAAAATTGGAAGAAGAAGGGAAAATAATATGTGATCCACCTAAAGAAAAAAGAAGAAAAAACACTTTAGCAGAACATGTTATCATCTATTTCTTGTAA
- a CDS encoding HIRAN domain-containing protein: protein MGILKNILSLIVQNFRNNPEVESNLKTKIEQKTNYKIEIAEPNVSPNWIENKEWFLWEAPLNLVRGESYRQNNLQTLVGKPCKKGYLVPKEITLVREPDNKYDRNAIRAEIEGVHVGYIAKEIASKLAPTMDVLNITSFQVAGLIRGGSRTIPTLGVHIWLDKRISKGPIIEITPELQQSYQVSWPPLEKEINNEELQSMALDTLDFPSRSSKEKPGYYQGKHYTEYVDLVKQLKSAGEYDKAEKLLIALVEAVESESKKENLGVAPWYYEQLAIIYRRQKNLIKEVEILERFSKQKIGPGASSSKLLERLETVRKKLENN from the coding sequence ATGGGTATACTAAAAAATATTTTATCTCTAATAGTGCAAAATTTCAGAAATAATCCCGAAGTAGAATCAAATTTAAAAACTAAAATAGAACAGAAAACAAATTATAAAATAGAAATAGCTGAACCTAATGTTTCACCAAATTGGATCGAAAATAAAGAATGGTTTTTGTGGGAAGCTCCGTTAAATTTAGTGAGAGGAGAATCTTATCGTCAAAATAACTTACAAACATTAGTCGGCAAACCATGTAAAAAAGGCTATCTTGTCCCTAAGGAAATAACATTAGTTAGAGAACCAGACAATAAATATGACCGGAATGCCATTAGGGCTGAAATTGAAGGTGTACATGTAGGTTATATTGCAAAAGAAATTGCTTCTAAATTGGCACCCACTATGGATGTACTGAATATAACTTCATTTCAAGTAGCAGGACTAATACGAGGCGGAAGTCGTACAATTCCCACTCTTGGTGTACATATTTGGTTAGATAAGAGAATTAGTAAAGGGCCTATTATTGAAATCACCCCTGAGCTTCAACAATCTTATCAAGTATCTTGGCCTCCATTAGAGAAAGAAATTAATAACGAAGAACTTCAGTCCATGGCTTTAGATACATTAGATTTTCCTTCAAGATCCTCAAAAGAAAAACCCGGTTATTATCAAGGCAAACATTATACAGAGTATGTTGATTTAGTAAAACAATTAAAAAGCGCTGGTGAATATGATAAAGCTGAAAAATTGTTAATAGCTTTAGTTGAAGCTGTTGAAAGTGAAAGCAAAAAGGAAAATTTGGGTGTTGCTCCATGGTATTACGAACAATTAGCTATAATTTATAGACGGCAAAAAAATCTAATAAAAGAAGTAGAAATATTAGAACGCTTTTCTAAACAAAAAATTGGACCTGGTGCCTCATCGTCAAAGCTTTTAGAACGGTTAGAAACAGTCCGTAAAAAATTAGAAAATAATTAA
- a CDS encoding carbohydrate ABC transporter permease: protein MVKDNSLSTRILTLIVHTTMIFVLIVTLYPVLNVFASSLSSADANNRGIITIFPIGFTLDSYKMIFTAGAVPRAFKNSVVYTVVGTLINLILTTSFAYPLSRKNLPLKSFYTWLVIITMYFSGGLIPLFILVKNLGLYDTMWALILPGAIHTTNLIIMRTFFQNIPHELEESAYLDGANEFVIFTRIVLPLSKAALATVGLYYAVGHWNSWFNAMIFLSDQKKFPLQLVLRDIIMLAQTLQQAAEAGDLSARQELGLINAKGVKYATLFVSMVPMLAVYPFVQKYFVKGVMIGSLKD from the coding sequence ATGGTGAAAGATAATTCGCTATCAACCAGAATTTTAACACTAATTGTTCATACTACTATGATATTTGTGTTAATCGTGACTTTATATCCTGTGCTAAATGTGTTTGCTTCATCTTTAAGCAGTGCAGATGCGAACAATAGAGGAATAATTACAATTTTTCCAATTGGTTTTACGTTGGATTCATACAAGATGATATTTACAGCGGGGGCAGTGCCTCGAGCATTTAAAAACTCAGTTGTTTATACTGTTGTAGGAACATTGATAAATCTTATTTTGACAACTTCATTTGCTTATCCGCTATCAAGAAAAAATTTGCCGCTAAAGTCCTTTTATACTTGGCTTGTTATCATAACTATGTATTTTTCAGGAGGATTAATTCCCCTTTTTATATTAGTAAAAAATTTAGGATTATATGACACGATGTGGGCGTTGATATTGCCTGGAGCAATTCATACAACAAACCTTATTATAATGCGAACATTTTTCCAAAATATTCCTCATGAATTAGAAGAATCTGCTTATCTTGATGGAGCAAATGAATTTGTTATATTTACAAGAATAGTTTTGCCTCTTTCAAAAGCGGCACTTGCGACTGTAGGTCTTTATTATGCTGTTGGACATTGGAATTCATGGTTTAATGCTATGATATTTTTAAGTGACCAGAAAAAATTTCCTCTGCAGCTTGTTTTGAGAGACATTATAATGCTTGCTCAGACTCTTCAACAAGCTGCTGAAGCGGGCGATTTGAGTGCAAGGCAAGAGTTGGGTTTAATCAATGCAAAGGGGGTGAAATATGCAACACTCTTTGTTTCAATGGTTCCAATGTTGGCTGTTTACCCATTTGTACAAAAGTATTTTGTCAAAGGTGTTATGATAGGTTCGTTAAAAGATTAA
- a CDS encoding ImmA/IrrE family metallo-endopeptidase, translating to MQRLKINRNTHQGSIAKAEVFVLRYKADEIERIVGKLINKCGRCSPYDIARENNIIVLKIPLGNVYGFYKHIKRNKFIFLNCDIDEQMQLLACSHELGHAVLHPKENTVWLQSFTLFSTNRLEIEANLFALSLLKHVSKFDYFALANLLRIPETIIKTSIGW from the coding sequence TTGCAAAGATTAAAAATAAACAGAAATACACACCAAGGAAGTATCGCAAAAGCTGAGGTGTTTGTTTTGCGATATAAAGCTGATGAGATTGAGAGAATTGTTGGCAAGCTAATAAACAAATGCGGTCGGTGTAGCCCATACGACATTGCAAGGGAAAATAATATAATTGTACTCAAAATCCCTCTTGGCAATGTCTATGGGTTTTATAAACACATAAAGCGCAATAAGTTTATTTTTCTCAACTGTGACATTGATGAACAAATGCAACTACTGGCATGCTCTCATGAGCTTGGACATGCTGTATTACATCCAAAGGAAAATACAGTATGGTTACAAAGCTTTACTTTATTTTCTACAAACAGGCTTGAAATCGAAGCTAACTTGTTCGCATTATCACTTCTTAAACATGTCAGTAAGTTTGACTACTTTGCGCTGGCTAATCTGTTGAGGATTCCTGAAACTATTATAAAAACAAGTATTGGATGGTGA
- a CDS encoding helix-turn-helix domain-containing protein — protein sequence MELNKENFKKFFIEHFEGNYNKTARALNVSPAQVYRIIKGNSKAGAKFLGKLIAYCKANNIDYDKLIFLPILLTACNTTPPHEGREAG from the coding sequence ATGGAACTAAACAAAGAGAACTTTAAAAAGTTTTTTATCGAACATTTTGAAGGCAATTACAATAAAACAGCAAGAGCTTTAAATGTAAGTCCAGCACAAGTTTATAGAATAATCAAAGGAAATAGCAAAGCAGGAGCAAAATTTCTTGGCAAACTCATAGCTTATTGCAAAGCAAATAATATTGATTATGATAAGTTAATTTTTTTGCCTATTCTGTTGACTGCATGTAACACAACCCCACCGCACGAAGGGAGGGAGGCGGGATGA
- a CDS encoding extracellular solute-binding protein, with protein sequence MFDKKKLKVWRFFSIFVVFALVIGLLAINPKVSLAATKPTITYFVQMDAKVAVSYDNFSKIAAYQLLMKKLNVNIQFIHPPMGGTAAQDQLNLMIASKKLPDIIYWNWVDSYPGGPVKALQDKVIIRLNEYVDKYAPNFKSYLSKHPDVKKMIVTDDGDLYCFPYLREDPEIQGTFYGPIVRKDWLSKLKISPPETVDEWYKMLKAFKVNDLNGNGKNDERPFSISLGGATSPRRAFDYCSFLVGAWGIKTDFFVENNKIQYGPLKPQYTDFIKTLQKWWKEGLIDPDVLTMNRDIIRANIQNDLIGSFLGLIGGDLAFFVNLKKDLMGVKYPVLKKGQKPEFSHREPQFAKSGAAITTSCKNIPLAMKVLDWGWSKEGFMALNFGVLGKSYVIKDGRPVYTDEVMNNPQLDRPSALARYACASFGGPFIQAKENALQIGLGLPQQKEASENWRYASNKKLLPILSFTSDEAKKLADIMNVINTYYDEMFVRLMTGKLNDVEQLRKGLKKMRIDEAIKIYQQAYNRYISRK encoded by the coding sequence ATGTTCGACAAAAAGAAATTAAAAGTATGGAGATTTTTTAGTATTTTTGTAGTGTTTGCTCTTGTGATTGGTTTGTTAGCGATAAATCCTAAAGTGAGTTTGGCAGCTACAAAACCTACTATTACCTATTTTGTTCAGATGGATGCAAAAGTTGCAGTTTCGTATGATAACTTTAGCAAGATTGCAGCATATCAACTTCTTATGAAAAAGCTAAATGTGAATATTCAATTTATCCATCCTCCAATGGGAGGTACTGCTGCCCAAGACCAGCTGAATTTAATGATTGCATCCAAAAAACTTCCTGATATCATTTACTGGAATTGGGTAGACAGTTACCCAGGTGGACCTGTAAAGGCTTTACAAGACAAGGTGATTATAAGGCTCAACGAATATGTGGACAAATATGCTCCAAATTTTAAATCATATTTGTCAAAACATCCTGATGTGAAAAAGATGATAGTGACTGACGATGGCGATTTGTATTGTTTTCCTTATTTAAGAGAAGACCCTGAAATTCAAGGTACCTTCTATGGCCCTATTGTGAGAAAGGATTGGCTAAGCAAATTAAAAATCAGTCCACCCGAAACTGTCGATGAATGGTACAAAATGTTAAAAGCTTTTAAAGTTAACGACCTCAATGGGAATGGTAAAAATGATGAAAGGCCGTTTTCTATTAGTTTAGGTGGTGCAACAAGTCCAAGACGAGCCTTTGATTATTGTAGCTTTTTAGTAGGTGCGTGGGGTATCAAAACTGATTTCTTTGTTGAGAACAATAAAATTCAATATGGTCCTTTAAAACCTCAATACACAGATTTTATAAAGACACTTCAAAAGTGGTGGAAGGAAGGATTGATTGACCCAGATGTACTTACTATGAACAGAGATATAATCAGAGCAAATATTCAGAATGATTTAATAGGTTCGTTTTTGGGATTAATAGGTGGAGACTTAGCTTTCTTTGTAAACTTAAAGAAAGATTTAATGGGAGTTAAGTATCCTGTTCTTAAGAAAGGGCAAAAACCAGAGTTTAGCCATCGTGAACCTCAGTTTGCAAAAAGTGGTGCTGCCATTACCACATCTTGTAAAAATATTCCACTTGCAATGAAGGTTCTTGACTGGGGATGGAGTAAAGAAGGATTCATGGCACTCAATTTTGGTGTGTTGGGGAAAAGCTATGTTATAAAAGATGGACGCCCGGTTTACACTGATGAGGTTATGAACAACCCGCAGCTTGATAGACCTTCTGCACTTGCAAGATATGCATGTGCTTCATTTGGTGGCCCATTTATTCAGGCAAAAGAAAATGCTCTTCAGATAGGCTTAGGGCTCCCACAACAAAAAGAAGCAAGTGAGAACTGGAGATATGCATCTAACAAAAAACTTTTGCCTATTCTTTCATTTACATCGGATGAAGCAAAGAAATTGGCAGATATTATGAATGTTATTAACACTTATTATGATGAGATGTTTGTAAGACTTATGACAGGCAAACTCAACGATGTTGAACAGCTGAGAAAAGGATTGAAAAAAATGAGGATAGACGAGGCAATAAAGATATATCAGCAAGCTTATAACCGTTACATTAGCAGAAAGTAA
- a CDS encoding ABC transporter substrate-binding protein → MKSKKIFAILLTITFLFSVVTLGFSFGKAATSKKLITITTHTTSSQPPAVTDLYKKKLREKFGINLKTIYIPQSDFVTKMSLLFASNMAPDWIRTLRPEYNLNEWIAAGYLIGFTQDEIKKKWPNYLKIWTKEEWDYLYKIVRYSDGKVYSFHGRRIAPVDMAFLYRKEIFDRYNLKFPTTVDEFYKTCVFLRQKTGKVVYLHANPVAGQLSLWAFTGIFLMYGLPELAPRQISYVDPLTKKFVPFAFNQNNYRQALILINKLYKAGCIWKEYATATRDQLDKFRTQGQGIIMWAYPANIGTYNNLYRNTDKDTNWVWSKDIPTAYPGKAYFFKRNPLHFADGNGFNSSISKEKLDRLLQYLNWALSEEGQIFHTYGEYGVTYKKEGNKYVYMDHIQTPTNPSGKYSLQDYGFPFAAPNGFMKAYPQAVETYTPIYAELAKTFINRPKYYYIREEPMMYTKEEMAERAELESNIMAVVDEYCMKFVTGQLDPSNNKDWQQYLNVLNKVGLQRLITIRINAYNRAKK, encoded by the coding sequence ATGAAAAGCAAAAAAATATTTGCAATTTTACTGACAATTACTTTTCTGTTTTCTGTTGTAACTTTAGGTTTCTCGTTTGGAAAAGCAGCTACCTCAAAAAAGTTGATTACAATTACTACTCATACAACCTCGAGCCAACCACCTGCAGTTACAGATTTATATAAAAAGAAATTAAGAGAAAAATTTGGGATTAATTTAAAAACAATTTATATTCCTCAAAGTGACTTTGTTACAAAAATGTCCTTACTTTTTGCAAGCAATATGGCACCTGATTGGATTAGGACATTAAGACCTGAGTATAACTTAAATGAATGGATTGCGGCAGGATATTTGATTGGTTTTACCCAGGATGAGATAAAAAAGAAATGGCCAAACTACTTAAAAATATGGACAAAAGAAGAATGGGATTACCTTTATAAGATAGTACGTTATAGTGATGGTAAGGTATATTCTTTCCATGGAAGGCGTATAGCACCAGTAGACATGGCTTTCTTATACAGAAAAGAGATATTCGATAGATATAATTTAAAATTCCCAACCACAGTTGATGAGTTTTATAAAACATGTGTATTTTTAAGACAAAAAACAGGGAAAGTCGTTTATTTGCATGCAAATCCAGTAGCAGGACAGTTAAGTCTGTGGGCATTTACAGGGATTTTTCTGATGTATGGTTTGCCTGAACTTGCACCGCGACAGATTTCTTATGTAGACCCACTTACCAAGAAGTTTGTGCCTTTTGCATTTAATCAAAACAACTATCGCCAAGCTCTAATTTTAATAAACAAACTTTATAAAGCAGGCTGTATTTGGAAAGAATATGCAACAGCAACTCGTGACCAGTTAGACAAGTTCAGAACCCAAGGTCAAGGAATAATTATGTGGGCATATCCTGCAAATATAGGAACTTACAACAATCTGTATAGGAATACAGATAAGGATACAAACTGGGTATGGTCTAAGGATATACCAACAGCATATCCTGGGAAGGCATACTTCTTCAAGAGAAATCCTTTGCACTTTGCAGATGGTAATGGGTTTAATTCAAGCATAAGCAAAGAAAAATTAGATAGACTTCTCCAGTATTTGAACTGGGCACTGAGTGAAGAAGGCCAGATATTCCATACTTACGGTGAATATGGTGTTACTTATAAAAAAGAAGGAAACAAATACGTATATATGGACCATATTCAAACTCCAACCAATCCATCAGGTAAATATAGCTTGCAAGACTATGGATTTCCATTTGCTGCACCAAACGGGTTTATGAAAGCATACCCTCAAGCTGTAGAAACATATACTCCTATTTATGCAGAACTTGCAAAAACATTTATAAACAGGCCAAAGTATTACTACATCAGGGAAGAACCTATGATGTATACAAAAGAAGAAATGGCAGAAAGAGCTGAGTTAGAATCAAATATTATGGCAGTTGTGGATGAATATTGCATGAAATTTGTAACAGGTCAGTTAGATCCAAGTAATAACAAAGATTGGCAACAATATCTGAATGTTTTAAACAAGGTTGGGCTACAACGCTTGATAACAATTAGGATAAATGCATATAATAGAGCTAAGAAGTAA
- a CDS encoding ABC transporter permease, translating to MEVTMSKNETFQNGFKRFWKSMKKTKYLHLLALPGVLYYIIFHYIPMYGVIIAFKDYNFRKGILGSEWVGFKHFIRFFENPFFWRLIRNTILINVYQIIFVFPLPILFALFLNELRDGFYKRFVQTVSYLPHFISLPAIIGMMVMFLSPTDGVVNMILQKMGLPTIYFMADPKWFRPLYIISDIWQHLGWGAIIYIAALSNVNPELYEGAVIDGATRVQMMRYISIPSIMPTIVIMLLLRIGHIMSLGAEKVLLMQSPLNYETSDVISTYVYRRGLVYGEYSYTTAIGLFNSLINLTILIIANRITKRVTETGLF from the coding sequence GTGGAAGTTACAATGTCTAAAAATGAAACTTTTCAGAATGGCTTTAAAAGGTTTTGGAAATCGATGAAGAAAACTAAGTATCTTCATCTATTAGCTTTACCAGGTGTTCTTTATTACATAATTTTTCATTATATTCCTATGTATGGAGTAATCATTGCATTTAAAGACTATAATTTTAGAAAAGGTATTTTGGGTAGTGAATGGGTAGGGTTTAAACACTTTATAAGATTTTTTGAAAATCCGTTCTTTTGGAGACTAATAAGAAATACAATTCTTATTAATGTTTATCAAATAATATTTGTATTTCCTCTGCCAATATTATTTGCTCTTTTTCTAAATGAACTTCGCGACGGCTTTTATAAGAGATTTGTCCAAACAGTTAGTTATTTACCTCACTTTATTTCTCTTCCTGCAATAATCGGTATGATGGTAATGTTTTTATCACCAACAGATGGTGTTGTGAATATGATACTTCAGAAAATGGGGTTGCCAACAATATATTTTATGGCTGACCCTAAATGGTTTAGACCATTGTATATAATAAGCGACATATGGCAGCACTTGGGCTGGGGAGCAATAATTTATATAGCAGCGCTTAGCAATGTAAATCCAGAACTTTATGAAGGTGCTGTAATAGATGGAGCAACAAGGGTACAGATGATGAGGTATATCTCAATACCATCGATAATGCCTACCATTGTTATAATGCTTCTTTTAAGAATTGGGCACATCATGTCGCTGGGTGCGGAGAAGGTTTTGCTCATGCAAAGTCCTCTTAACTATGAAACCTCAGATGTTATAAGTACATATGTCTACAGAAGGGGACTTGTATATGGTGAGTATAGCTATACAACTGCAATAGGACTTTTTAACTCACTGATAAATCTCACAATACTCATTATAGCAAACAGGATTACAAAGAGAGTTACAGAAACAGGACTCTTTTAG
- a CDS encoding DNA-binding protein: protein MFDKKEFARLLELAKGDRSINEYAKECGVSSAHISRLLRCLLDTPPNPETIKKIASKAKNGVTYEDLMKAAGHILNGTQAPEPSRPWQPTLTEKDKKDIAKELEKLLNDLEHSEGLAFFNGEPLDEETKEHIKNALKLGLEIAKIKNKQKYTPRKYRKS from the coding sequence ATGTTTGATAAGAAAGAGTTCGCAAGATTATTAGAGTTAGCAAAAGGTGATAGGTCTATAAACGAATATGCTAAAGAATGTGGAGTAAGTTCTGCTCATATATCAAGATTGTTAAGATGCTTATTAGACACACCGCCTAATCCAGAAACAATAAAAAAAATTGCGTCAAAAGCTAAAAATGGTGTTACTTATGAAGATTTAATGAAGGCAGCTGGCCACATACTAAATGGTACTCAAGCACCTGAACCTTCTCGCCCATGGCAACCGACCTTGACAGAGAAGGATAAGAAAGACATCGCAAAAGAGCTTGAGAAGCTCCTGAACGACTTGGAGCATAGCGAAGGACTTGCATTTTTTAACGGAGAACCGCTTGATGAGGAGACAAAAGAACATATTAAAAATGCACTAAAGCTTGGCTTGGAGATTGCAAAGATTAAAAATAAACAGAAATACACACCAAGGAAGTATCGCAAAAGCTGA